A region from the Silene latifolia isolate original U9 population chromosome 7, ASM4854445v1, whole genome shotgun sequence genome encodes:
- the LOC141589866 gene encoding uncharacterized protein LOC141589866 — translation MDNGEWNFDTEDIMGLFVHYYSGLFKEGVNEVSFDEYFPTVKNLFTVNKEFLSPDDSDALGIHFTPKEVRTAVFQLGPLKSPGPDGIPAIFFHKCWHFIKHEVIGTVLAILNGNSSPEFLNKTFLVLIPKSSAPETVDNFRPISLCNVIMKIVTRCITNRLKKFMGKLVGDFQNAFVPGRNIGDNILITNEILQKISSSKNGRMGRMAFKADMSKAYDRLDWNFIRGTLVLMGFPCNFIQLIMKCITTVSYEILVNGVPSRRIHPRCGLRQGDPLSPYIFVLCTEILSLNILRMEKDGLIQGIKISRKSIPISHMLFADDSMFFIEGNSKSCDNLDKVIKDYCHASGQVINDNKSSMTLSSCSSLSFARKCLKTFNIPCGTNMGSYLGIPTDVGLSGCHKKSPSISWCSRLFLSQPKGNGGLGIRRMKEFNQALLAKIGWRMIIHPDSILSKSIGAKYGLRWQDGELLFNDGKSNSSWGWKGIAWGLELIKPLLAWNISPFSDLSVWNTKWVNGRVPKPLCLELLTDPPNLSNLRIKNLISNNSCWDRRLVSTFFDETFVRDILAIPIRCSEGMDNFFWSASSSGNYSVKIGYHIALKKLWNTSATPKDHSRVPAACMGVFQKILWNLPGPKSWIILIWKILTESLPSGEGFLKRGFDGPFTCVLCDSPETETPDHLFRDCSFASRVWAGSVLGIRAQSGNNLNLQSWVCNWLSVLFKADNKQEACLSFLCTIWTIWVVRCRKGSLNCSQSLIYVDAAWSKELVAGLGGCIMFENEVVSEFCIKGSAENAEQAEALAIREALKWALSHNILHVTIFSDCLQVLAQVLKYSQLKHWTRNTVEDITELAANFHCVSFAYVPRICNKAAHRLAKRAIKL, via the exons ATGGATAATGGGGAGTGGAATTTTGACACCGAGGACATTATGGGATTATTTGTCCATTACTACTCTGGTCTTTTTAAGGAAGGAGTGAATGAAGTCTCATTTGATGAGTACTTCCCTACTGTTAAGAACTTGTTCACTGTCAATAAAGAGTTCCTTTCTCCGGATGATAGTGACGCTCTTGGCATCCATTTCACTCCGAAGGAGGTTCGCACGGCAGTTTTTCAGCTCGGCCCTTTGAAATCTCCAGGGCCTGATGGTATTCCTGCTATTTTCTTCCATAAATGTTGGCACTTCATCAAGCACGAGGTTATTGGAACTGTCTTGGCTATCCTGAATGGTAATAGTTCACCAGAATTCCTGAATAAGACTTTCTTAGTTCTTATTCCTAAATCTAGTGCCCCTGAAACAGTTGATAACTTCCGCCCTATTAGTTTGTGTAATGTTATAATGAAAATTGTTACAAGGTGTATCACTAATAGATTGAAGAAGTTCATGGGAAAACTAGTGGGCGATTTCCAAAATGCGTTTGTTCCCGGGAGGAATATTggtgataatattttaattactaatgaAATTTTGCAAAAAATTTCATCATCTAAAAATGGTAGGATGGGTAGGATGGCGTTTAAAGCTGACATGAGCAAAGCGTACGACCGGTTAGACTGGAATTTTATTAGAGGTACGCTGGTTTTGATGGGATTCCCCTGCAACTTCATTCAGCTGATTATGAAGTGTATCACGACGGTGTCTTATGAAATATTGGTTAATGGTGTTCCCTCAAGGCGTATCCATCCAAGATGCGGTCTGCGTCAAGGCGATCCGCTTTCTCCATATATCTTTGTTCTGTGCACTGAAATTCTCTCTTTAAACATTCTGCGTATGGAGAAGGATGGACTTATACAAGGAATTAAGATTAGCAGGAAGAGTATTCCTATCTCTCATATGCTCTTTGCTGATGATTCTATGTTTTTTATTGAAGGTAATTCTAAGAGCTGCGATAACCTGGACAAAGTTATCAAGGATTACTGTCATGCATCAGGTCAGGTTATTAATGATAACAAATCCTCTATGACTCTAAGCTCGTGCTCTAGCCTTTCCTTTGCTCGAAAATGTTTGAAAACCTTCAATATACCGTGTGGCACTAATATGGGTTCCTACTTGGGTATTCCTACTGATGTGGGTCTCTCAGGGT GTCACAAGAAATCTCCTTCTATTAGTTGGTGTAGTAGGCTTTTCCTAAGCCAACCTAAAGGGAATGGTGGTCTGGGTATTAGACGTATGAAAGAGTTCAACCAAGCTCTCTTAGCAAAGATTGGTTGGAGAATGATCATCCATCCAGACTCTATCCTTAGTAAGTCGATTGGCGCTAAATATGGCCTAAGGTGGCAAGATGGTGAGCTGCTCTTTAATGATGGCAAGAGTAATTCTTCGTGGGGATGGAAAGGTATTGCTTGGGGTCTTGAACTTATTAAACCTCTTTTAGCTTGGAACATCTCTCCATTTTCTGACCTTAGTGTCTGGAATACTAAATGGGTCAATGGAAGGGTGCCAAAACCACTATGTCTAGAGCTTCTTACTGATCCACCTAATTTGAGTAATTTGAGGATCAAAAATCTTATTAGCAACAATAGCTGTTGGGACCGTAGATTAGTGTCTACGTTTTTTGATGAAACCTTTGTGAGAGATATTCTTGCTATTCCGATTCGATGCTCTGAAGGCATGGATAACTTCTTTTGGTCGGCTTCGTCGTCCGGAAATTACTCAGTTAAGATTGGCTATCACATTGCACTAAAAAAATTATGGAATACTTCAGCTACCCCGAAGGACCATTCAAGAGTTCCTGCTGCGTGTATGGGTGTCTTTCAGAAAATCCTTTGGAACTTACCAGGGCCAAAAAGTTGGATCATCCTTATTTGGAAAATTCTCACTGAATCGTTGCCCAGTGGGGAAGGTTTCTTAAAGAGGGGTTTTGATGGCCCCTTTACTTGCGTGCTTTGTGACTCACCGGAAACGGAAACGCCGGATCATCTTTTCCGCGATTGCTCATTTGCTAGTAGAGTTTGGGCTGGAAGTGTGTTGGGTATTCGGGCTCAATCAGGGAATAATTTGAATCTCCAGTCTTGGGTTTGCAATTGGCTTTCTGTTCTTTTTAAGGCTGATAATAAACAAGAGGCTTGTCTTTCCTTTTTGTGTACTATTTGGACTATCTGGGTGGTAAGGTGCAGAAAG GGTTCTCTGAACTGCTCTCAATCTCTTATTTATGTGGATGCTGCGTGGTCCAAAGAGCTTGTTGCTGGCTTGGGTGGGTGTATCATGTTTGAAAATGAGGTTGTGTCTGAATTCTGTATCAAAGGAAGTGCTGAGAATGCTGAGCAAGCGGAAGCTTTGGCAATTAGGGAGGCCTTGAAGTGGGCGCTCTCTCACAATATCCTTCATGTTACCATTTTCTCTGATTGTCTACAGGTCCTTGCTCAAGTCCTGAAGTATTCTCAACTCAAACATTGGACTAGGAATACGGTTGAAGACATCACTGAATTAGCGGCAAACTTTCATTGTGTTTCTTTTGCGTATGTTCCTAGAATTTGTAATAAAGCCGCTCATAGGTTAGCTAAGCGTGCTATTAAATTGTAG